One stretch of Castor canadensis chromosome 14, mCasCan1.hap1v2, whole genome shotgun sequence DNA includes these proteins:
- the Cdkn2d gene encoding cyclin-dependent kinase 4 inhibitor D → MLLEEVRAGDRLSGAAARGDVQEVRRLLHRELVHPDALNRFGKTALQVMMFGSPTIALELLKQGASPNVQDDSGTSPIHDAARTGFLDTLKVLVEHGADVNAPDGTGALPIHLAVREGHSAVVSFLASESDLHHRDASGLTPLELARQRGAQDLLDILQGHTVIPL, encoded by the exons ATGCTGCTGGAGGAAGTCCGCGCCGGTGACCGGCTGAGTGGCGCCGCGGCCCGGGGCGACGTGCAGGAGGTGCGCCGCCTTCTGCACCGCGAGCTGGTGCACCCCGACGCCCTGAACCGCTTCGGCAAGACGGCGCTGCAG GTCATGATGTTTGGAAGCCCCACCATCGCCTTGGAACTTCTGAAGCAAGGTGCCAGCCCCAATGTCCAGGACGACTCTGGTACCAGTCCCATCCATGACGCAGCCCGCACCGGGTTCCTGGACACCCTGAAGGTCCTTGTGGAGCATGGTGCGGATGTCAACGCTCCTGATGGCACAGGAGCGCTGCCCATCCATCTGGCGGTGCGGGAGGGCCACAGCGCTGTGGTCAGCTTCCTGGCTTCTGAGTCTGACCTCCATCACAGGGACGCCAGCGGGCTCACACCCCTGGAGCTGGCGAGGCAGAGAGGGGCTCAGGACCTCTTGGACATCCTGCAGGGGCACACAGTAATCCCGCTGTGA